The Oleidesulfovibrio alaskensis DSM 16109 genome has a segment encoding these proteins:
- a CDS encoding 4Fe-4S dicluster domain-containing protein, with translation MSKAIFIDTTRCTACRGCQLACKEWYELPANKTRQTGSHQNPPDLNPNNFKLVRFHEHMIDDRVVWYFFPDQCRHCVNPPCVDIANMIVDGALVHDEETGAVLTTEKSSLLSAEDFQAVRDACPYDIPRRDEQTGQVKKCVMCFDRIKAGMQPACVKVCPTGTMNFGEREEMLKLARTRLEKVRKEHPRAMLADPDDVNVIFLLADDPERYHEYSVAQAEPVSRKRLFASLRRPVRAMTENS, from the coding sequence ATGTCAAAAGCCATATTCATAGACACCACCCGCTGCACGGCGTGCCGCGGCTGCCAGCTTGCCTGCAAGGAATGGTACGAGCTGCCCGCCAACAAAACGCGCCAGACAGGCAGCCACCAGAATCCGCCGGACCTCAACCCCAACAACTTCAAACTGGTCCGTTTTCATGAACACATGATAGACGACCGCGTGGTCTGGTACTTCTTTCCCGACCAGTGCAGGCACTGCGTCAACCCGCCGTGCGTGGACATCGCCAACATGATTGTGGACGGCGCACTGGTGCACGATGAAGAAACCGGCGCGGTGCTGACCACCGAAAAATCCAGCCTGCTTTCGGCCGAAGACTTTCAGGCCGTGCGCGACGCATGTCCCTATGACATTCCCCGCCGCGACGAGCAGACAGGACAGGTCAAAAAATGCGTCATGTGCTTTGACCGCATCAAGGCCGGCATGCAGCCTGCCTGCGTCAAGGTGTGCCCCACGGGCACCATGAACTTCGGAGAGCGCGAAGAGATGCTCAAGCTGGCCAGAACCCGGCTTGAAAAAGTCCGCAAAGAACACCCCCGCGCCATGCTGGCAGACCCCGATGACGTGAATGTCATCTTTCTGCTGGCAGACGACCCCGAACGGTACCACGAATACAGCGTGGCTCAGGCCGAGCCCGTCAGCCGCAAGCGGCTGTTTGCCTCGCTGCGGCGTCCCGTGCGGGCCATGACGGAAAACAGCTAG
- a CDS encoding formate dehydrogenase accessory protein FdhE, with amino-acid sequence MPQSRESVSATLNAIASRRPALHSILSAFEPLLTASAALPDALADELRNGTAPLPQARSERLAQGVPVMADAPTQWAAPLMRVAARHLLPVITAHQSLAGSRAGLEKAFDQDDSALAGLMSAIVHGDAGALTRAARQHDVPEAVFAFAANAVAGPVLHAMTQHHLHDADFAAWREGTCPVCGSFPSIAYLGRPDPDQSEFLRSGGGKKHLHCSLCTHEWLFRRGACPSCGNEDPGALEYLRDPQTPWERIDLCRKCNTYCPGVDLRETTENPQMDAMALGMLHLDLVAAREGLMPLAPSFWNTFDDE; translated from the coding sequence ATGCCACAATCACGCGAATCAGTCAGTGCCACTCTGAACGCCATTGCCTCACGCCGTCCGGCGCTGCACTCCATACTCAGCGCATTCGAACCGCTGCTTACCGCCAGCGCAGCCCTGCCGGACGCTCTGGCGGATGAACTGCGCAACGGCACAGCCCCCCTGCCGCAGGCCCGGTCTGAAAGACTGGCACAGGGCGTGCCCGTCATGGCAGACGCCCCGACACAGTGGGCCGCGCCGCTCATGCGCGTTGCAGCACGGCACCTGCTGCCCGTCATAACCGCGCACCAGTCGCTGGCCGGCTCGCGCGCAGGGCTGGAAAAAGCCTTCGATCAGGATGATTCCGCTCTGGCCGGCCTCATGTCCGCCATCGTGCACGGCGACGCCGGTGCCCTCACACGCGCCGCCCGGCAGCACGACGTACCCGAAGCGGTCTTTGCTTTTGCCGCAAACGCGGTTGCCGGTCCGGTACTGCACGCCATGACGCAGCACCACCTGCACGACGCTGATTTTGCCGCGTGGCGTGAAGGAACATGCCCTGTCTGCGGCTCATTTCCTTCCATCGCGTATCTGGGAAGGCCAGACCCTGACCAGTCGGAATTTCTGCGCAGCGGCGGCGGCAAAAAGCATCTGCACTGTTCCCTGTGCACGCACGAATGGCTGTTCAGACGCGGAGCCTGTCCTTCGTGCGGCAACGAAGACCCCGGAGCGCTGGAATACCTGCGCGACCCGCAGACCCCGTGGGAACGCATAGACCTGTGCCGCAAATGCAACACCTACTGCCCGGGAGTCGATCTGCGCGAAACCACGGAAAATCCCCAGATGGATGCCATGGCACTGGGTATGCTGCATCTTGATCTTGTGGCCGCCCGTGAAGGACTGATGCCGCTGGCCCCGTCATTCTGGAACACATTTGACGACGAATAA
- the fdhD gene encoding formate dehydrogenase accessory sulfurtransferase FdhD yields MHTRSRRITRLNQGLRRFSDDEIIIEAPMEIVVNGVPWAALMRTPGDDEALALGYCHTEGLLQQGEPYSMNRCTAADGTMRMLLEIQGGPRRVQEMMRGRGVRMGFSCCGNRNAVSAQELVRTLPPVPSSGPADNKEAFRVAPETLNALLREAEGYQALFSRTGGTHFCALYDGQLTMLAFAEDTGRHNALDKAAGQALMQGTAADVHLVLLSSRLSFEMVQKSLALKARVVAGLSAVTSMGTELAEASGITLVGFLRSGRMNIYTHAQRMVAACDGTTPCSGPAESCPLRRPS; encoded by the coding sequence ATGCATACCAGAAGCAGGCGCATCACCAGACTGAATCAGGGTCTGAGGCGTTTTTCCGACGATGAGATAATCATCGAAGCCCCCATGGAGATAGTGGTCAACGGCGTGCCGTGGGCCGCTCTCATGCGCACCCCCGGCGACGACGAGGCGCTGGCACTGGGGTATTGCCATACGGAAGGACTGCTGCAGCAGGGCGAACCGTACAGCATGAACCGGTGCACCGCCGCGGACGGCACGATGCGGATGCTGCTGGAAATTCAGGGCGGCCCGCGGCGCGTGCAGGAAATGATGCGCGGCAGAGGCGTGCGCATGGGGTTTTCCTGCTGCGGCAACCGTAACGCCGTCAGTGCGCAGGAACTTGTCCGGACTCTGCCCCCCGTGCCTTCCTCCGGCCCGGCAGACAACAAAGAGGCTTTCCGGGTGGCACCGGAAACACTCAATGCCCTGCTGCGCGAGGCGGAAGGCTATCAGGCGCTGTTCAGCCGGACCGGCGGCACTCATTTCTGTGCGCTGTATGACGGGCAGCTGACCATGCTGGCCTTTGCCGAAGACACGGGCAGGCACAACGCACTGGACAAAGCAGCCGGACAGGCCCTGATGCAGGGCACGGCGGCAGACGTGCATCTGGTGCTGCTCTCGTCAAGGCTCAGCTTCGAGATGGTACAGAAATCGCTGGCTCTCAAGGCCCGGGTGGTGGCAGGGCTGTCCGCCGTGACCAGCATGGGGACGGAACTTGCGGAAGCCTCGGGCATCACGCTGGTGGGTTTTCTGCGCAGCGGCAGAATGAACATCTATACACATGCACAGCGCATGGTCGCCGCATGCGACGGCACGACCCCGTGCAGCGGTCCGGCAGAAAGCTGTCCGCTGCGCCGCCCGTCATGA
- a CDS encoding TOBE domain-containing protein codes for MTTTGTTVRSGRPAGGRIAPHALFVVPEGVKLLDAEQLLRLEQAFSRWRAAAATPHAEISRGRMWLLFQLLRHTGARLGEVQALDVRTDVCLQTGSARFGHNGRMREVPLPRALCREIDRLLNGVSGGGFGEYPFGVDQGYVRRVFYARAEECGVPRDMATPRVLRNTRAVELLRSGVPLAVVREVLGQASADLAAVLQNYSSGDMRAIVRRLAMDAGERSSARNSFRGHVSAIRTDAIMAEVSLCTVGGHTVSALITMESLRALELEPDSPVGATVKAPYVDVRLCAPGSADGDTGGSGRPNCMTAAVTQVRSSGVMAEVMGACADGTQLCALLSISDAERMGLVSSEAGAGQDVAAPGVKGMTAEFFFKPLSVVLHTV; via the coding sequence ATGACGACAACCGGCACAACAGTACGGTCCGGCCGTCCGGCGGGCGGCAGAATAGCGCCGCATGCACTTTTTGTGGTGCCGGAGGGGGTCAAGCTGCTGGATGCGGAGCAGCTTTTGCGGCTGGAACAGGCGTTCAGCCGCTGGCGTGCCGCGGCCGCAACCCCGCATGCCGAAATTTCGCGCGGGCGCATGTGGCTGCTTTTTCAGCTGTTGCGCCATACGGGAGCGCGCCTCGGCGAGGTGCAGGCGCTTGATGTCCGCACCGACGTCTGTCTGCAGACGGGAAGCGCGCGCTTCGGGCACAACGGCAGAATGCGGGAGGTGCCGCTGCCCCGTGCCTTGTGCCGTGAAATCGACCGGCTGCTGAACGGTGTTTCGGGCGGCGGGTTCGGGGAGTATCCTTTCGGCGTTGACCAGGGGTATGTGCGCCGCGTTTTTTATGCCCGCGCAGAGGAGTGCGGCGTGCCCAGAGACATGGCCACGCCGCGTGTGCTGCGCAATACCCGCGCCGTGGAACTGCTGCGTAGCGGTGTGCCGCTGGCCGTGGTGCGCGAAGTGCTGGGGCAGGCATCCGCTGATCTGGCTGCGGTGCTGCAGAACTATTCATCGGGTGACATGCGTGCCATCGTGCGGCGTCTGGCCATGGATGCGGGAGAACGCAGCAGTGCGCGAAACAGCTTCAGAGGGCATGTGAGCGCCATCAGAACAGATGCGATCATGGCCGAGGTCAGTCTGTGCACGGTGGGAGGGCATACCGTTTCGGCGCTTATCACCATGGAGAGTCTGCGCGCGCTGGAGCTGGAACCGGACAGCCCTGTGGGGGCAACGGTAAAGGCGCCCTATGTCGATGTGCGGCTGTGCGCACCCGGCAGCGCAGATGGGGATACGGGCGGCAGCGGGCGGCCCAACTGCATGACGGCCGCCGTCACGCAGGTCCGCAGCTCCGGTGTGATGGCCGAAGTCATGGGAGCCTGCGCCGACGGCACCCAGCTGTGCGCGCTGCTTTCCATTTCTGATGCCGAACGCATGGGGCTGGTATCTTCGGAAGCAGGCGCGGGGCAGGATGTGGCAGCACCCGGCGTAAAGGGTATGACCGCGGAATTTTTTTTTAAACCGCTCTCCGTGGTGCTGCATACCGTGTAA